A stretch of Candidatus Kryptoniota bacterium DNA encodes these proteins:
- a CDS encoding patatin-like phospholipase family protein — translation MRRIIAGWRWVLLLLLAALSGTAPGQEGAMRIAGKYFVRLEKIRPRVALVLSGGGSRGISQVGVLEALEEAHIPVDVIVGTSMGSIIGGLYASGYSADQLDSIAVSQNWNELLALSDAVNRSNLFLQQKLEEEQSFLVIRLNGFTPVLPSALVSGQRLTTLLTQLVLNAPYRVIRTFDDLKIPFRSVATDMVSGKRIVISNGDLAQAMRASSTVPVVFTPIYSDSLQLVDGGLISNIPVDVARDLKVDIVIAVNTTSPLRSVTNIETPWDALDQVTSIMMQLSNKLQLEKADIVITPSLQRHMASDFSGLDSLIYDGKIATEEEMSRIDSLYEAAALRLKEDPLARIRQNSNAATSPFQVDDTIQPIKPYMYNSLLQISDVNFFGAERIPDSILIKPFTDLLGHFVTPKQIDDACENLIRVYRDNDFGMARLLDVRYDSTAAVLNVDLDEGDIQDISLRGNDVARPFLIEREFPLAKENIFLTSRAIQGINNIYSTNLFSQVLLSTRFDPSPNLTIDVTEKSSRLLRLGLRVDNERNGQLYASVSDEDLFGSGTRAGISLSGGLRDRLAEASIGTTRILNTELTYDLNAYTGFRNVYSYSDQPVPGEPTLWNLTTDGEYRMIRYGYEFSIGTQIRRFGTVNATLGYGWDRLKPLRTYTESYSDRIVSLKLGSNVDTRDHAGFPSSGILSNVYFETALKGLSSQISFTKIFFNYQTYHTLFSTVTLGQHYEFGFGDASLPVTRQFSLGGEDLFYGLRDDALRGKQIFLASFELRTKLPVKLFFDTYLSGRFDIGDVWVQQQNIILKTLKQGIGGSLGFDTPIGPVEFSAGKGFYPGRDPKIQTLSTPWIFYFRIGVELPAISLFP, via the coding sequence ATGAGGAGAATAATAGCCGGGTGGAGGTGGGTGCTACTTCTGCTCCTGGCAGCTTTATCCGGCACCGCTCCGGGCCAGGAAGGAGCGATGAGGATTGCGGGCAAATATTTTGTCCGACTGGAAAAAATTCGCCCGCGAGTTGCTCTTGTCCTTTCGGGTGGAGGATCGCGCGGAATCTCGCAGGTGGGCGTTCTTGAAGCCCTGGAGGAAGCTCATATCCCGGTTGACGTAATAGTGGGCACAAGCATGGGAAGCATTATCGGGGGATTATACGCGTCCGGTTATAGTGCCGATCAGCTTGACTCCATCGCCGTCTCGCAGAACTGGAACGAACTGCTCGCTCTATCAGATGCCGTGAACCGAAGCAATTTGTTCCTGCAGCAGAAATTGGAGGAAGAGCAGAGCTTTCTCGTTATAAGACTAAACGGCTTCACTCCGGTTCTGCCGTCTGCCCTGGTCAGCGGGCAAAGACTCACCACCTTGCTCACTCAACTTGTTTTGAACGCGCCGTATCGGGTCATTCGAACTTTTGATGATTTGAAAATACCATTCAGGTCGGTCGCGACCGATATGGTTTCCGGCAAACGGATTGTTATTTCGAACGGTGATCTCGCCCAGGCTATGAGAGCAAGCTCTACTGTCCCGGTGGTTTTCACACCAATCTATTCCGACTCTCTCCAGCTCGTTGACGGCGGACTCATTTCAAACATTCCGGTCGATGTCGCCAGGGATCTCAAGGTGGACATAGTCATCGCCGTGAATACTACAAGTCCACTGCGTTCTGTAACGAATATCGAAACTCCCTGGGATGCCTTGGATCAGGTCACGAGTATTATGATGCAGCTTTCAAACAAACTTCAGTTGGAGAAAGCCGACATCGTGATCACGCCTTCTCTCCAACGGCACATGGCTTCAGATTTTTCAGGACTTGACTCGCTGATTTACGACGGAAAAATCGCAACCGAAGAAGAAATGTCGAGGATCGATTCACTATATGAGGCCGCGGCATTGCGTCTGAAAGAAGATCCGTTGGCCAGAATTAGGCAAAATTCAAATGCGGCCACCTCGCCGTTTCAGGTTGACGACACTATTCAGCCGATCAAGCCTTATATGTATAATTCGCTCCTGCAGATTTCAGATGTCAATTTCTTTGGGGCCGAACGAATTCCGGACTCCATCCTGATCAAGCCGTTTACAGATTTGCTCGGCCACTTTGTAACGCCCAAACAGATTGACGACGCGTGCGAGAACCTTATACGCGTCTATCGCGACAACGATTTCGGGATGGCGCGATTGCTCGATGTCAGGTATGATTCGACCGCGGCTGTCCTGAATGTCGACCTGGATGAAGGAGATATCCAAGACATTTCGCTTCGAGGAAACGATGTGGCCAGACCCTTTCTTATCGAACGTGAATTTCCGCTGGCGAAAGAAAATATTTTCCTGACGAGCAGAGCTATCCAGGGCATCAACAATATTTACAGTACAAACCTGTTCAGCCAGGTGCTCCTCTCGACCAGGTTCGACCCCTCACCGAATCTCACCATCGATGTCACCGAGAAGAGCTCGCGCCTCCTCAGGCTCGGCCTTAGGGTGGACAACGAGCGGAACGGCCAGCTTTATGCCTCTGTCTCTGACGAGGATTTGTTTGGCTCCGGTACCCGGGCCGGCATTTCACTCTCCGGCGGATTGAGAGACAGACTCGCCGAAGCTTCCATCGGGACGACCAGGATACTGAACACCGAGCTGACGTACGACCTTAACGCATATACCGGATTCAGAAATGTCTACAGCTATTCGGACCAGCCCGTGCCCGGTGAACCCACTCTTTGGAATCTCACTACGGACGGCGAGTATCGGATGATAAGATACGGATACGAATTCTCCATCGGAACACAAATCCGGAGATTCGGCACAGTCAACGCGACTTTAGGTTACGGCTGGGACAGGTTGAAGCCGCTAAGGACTTACACCGAGAGTTATTCGGATCGAATCGTGTCGCTCAAACTTGGCTCCAACGTGGACACTCGCGACCATGCGGGATTCCCTAGCTCGGGAATTCTGAGCAACGTTTACTTTGAAACCGCCTTGAAAGGACTGAGCAGCCAAATTTCGTTTACCAAGATCTTCTTCAATTATCAGACGTACCACACTCTCTTTTCGACGGTCACTCTTGGGCAACATTATGAATTCGGCTTCGGTGATGCATCGCTCCCTGTCACACGCCAGTTCAGTCTTGGCGGGGAGGATCTCTTTTACGGTCTGCGTGACGACGCACTTCGCGGAAAGCAAATCTTTCTCGCAAGTTTCGAGCTCAGGACCAAACTCCCGGTCAAGCTTTTCTTCGACACTTATCTTTCCGGTCGATTCGACATCGGAGACGTTTGGGTGCAACAGCAGAACATAATTCTCAAGACCCTCAAGCAGGGAATTGGCGGATCGCTCGGGTTCGATACGCCTATCGGTCCGGTCGAATTCAGCGCGGGAAAAGGTTTCTATCCCGGAAGAGATCCGAAAATTCAAACATTGTCAACACCGTGGATATTCTATTTCAGAATCGGAGTGGAGCTCCCCGCGATTTCACTCTTCCCCTGA